Proteins encoded within one genomic window of Brenneria nigrifluens DSM 30175 = ATCC 13028:
- the bhsA gene encoding multiple stress resistance protein BhsA encodes MKNVKTIAAAIVLATVSFGASAAEQISAQQAQQHQKLGVISVTGARDLSSLQSQLAEKAEKAGAQAYTITSATGNDLLRGTAVIYN; translated from the coding sequence ATGAAAAACGTAAAAACCATCGCCGCCGCCATCGTACTGGCTACCGTTTCTTTTGGCGCTTCCGCTGCTGAACAGATCTCCGCCCAGCAGGCCCAACAGCATCAGAAACTGGGCGTTATCTCGGTAACGGGCGCCAGAGACCTTAGCTCTCTGCAATCGCAACTGGCGGAAAAGGCGGAAAAAGCCGGAGCGCAAGCTTATACCATCACCTCCGCAACCGGTAATGACCTGCTGCGCGGTACGGCGGTAATCTACAACTAA
- a CDS encoding DUF3748 domain-containing protein: MGNEFQLTFNAAGHQLTNINIWSCDGNWLIYDVRPYGSSFTGLTIERVNVHTRESEVIYRARDGAKVGVATCSPVEPLRYAFIHGPENPDDRWQYDFHHRRGVIVSDSRRDRATTLDAFSITPPYQAGALRGGSHVHVFSPDASRLSFTYNDHVLHESQPSLDLRNVGVGVPLRSVSVAKRHAREYDGSHYCVLVSRTTPHPRPGSDDINRAYEEGWVGAAGYRRRDGARQRWALAFIGDTLSSAGEKVPEAFIVDLPERLADYAREGDAPLAGTPTAMPAPPFGVRQRRLTFTHHRRYPGLVSQPRHWLRTSPDGSEIAFLMKDDAGVVQLWTVSPNGGEPRQVTRAEYGVQSAFNWHPQGGSLAFVADNSIMLCDAASGELVRLTARTERAPSADAVVFSPDGRRIAYMREIDGFNQIFIVAADALTPRRSAPARQG; the protein is encoded by the coding sequence TTGGGTAATGAATTTCAACTGACGTTTAATGCTGCTGGTCATCAACTTACCAATATTAATATCTGGTCATGTGATGGAAATTGGTTGATCTATGATGTTCGTCCTTATGGATCTTCATTCACTGGCTTGACTATTGAGCGGGTCAACGTCCATACCCGGGAAAGCGAGGTTATTTATCGGGCCAGGGATGGAGCGAAGGTGGGCGTCGCCACCTGTAGCCCGGTGGAGCCGCTACGCTATGCGTTTATCCATGGGCCGGAAAATCCGGACGACCGCTGGCAATATGATTTCCATCACCGGCGCGGGGTGATTGTCAGCGACAGCCGGCGCGACCGCGCGACGACGCTGGATGCTTTCTCCATTACGCCGCCCTACCAGGCGGGGGCGCTGCGCGGTGGTTCGCACGTTCATGTGTTCAGCCCGGACGCCAGCCGACTAAGTTTTACCTATAACGATCATGTGCTGCATGAGTCCCAGCCCTCGCTGGATTTACGCAATGTGGGGGTGGGGGTGCCGCTACGGTCGGTGTCCGTCGCCAAACGGCATGCGCGCGAGTATGACGGCAGCCACTATTGCGTGCTGGTCAGCCGCACCACGCCGCATCCCCGGCCCGGCAGCGACGATATTAACCGCGCTTATGAAGAGGGCTGGGTGGGCGCGGCCGGGTATCGGCGGCGTGACGGCGCGCGGCAACGCTGGGCGCTGGCTTTTATTGGCGATACGCTCTCGTCCGCCGGCGAGAAAGTGCCGGAAGCGTTTATTGTCGATCTGCCGGAACGGCTGGCCGATTACGCGCGGGAGGGCGACGCGCCGCTGGCGGGCACGCCGACCGCCATGCCCGCGCCTCCCTTTGGCGTACGGCAGCGCCGGTTGACGTTTACCCATCATCGTCGTTATCCCGGGCTGGTGAGTCAGCCCCGTCACTGGTTGCGTACATCGCCGGACGGCAGCGAGATTGCCTTTCTGATGAAAGACGACGCGGGCGTGGTGCAACTGTGGACCGTCTCCCCCAACGGCGGCGAGCCCCGGCAGGTTACCCGCGCTGAATACGGCGTGCAGTCCGCGTTTAACTGGCACCCGCAGGGCGGTTCGCTGGCGTTTGTCGCCGATAACAGCATTATGCTGTGCGATGCCGCCAGCGGGGAGTTGGTGCGCCTGACCGCCCGCACCGAGCGGGCGCCCAGCGCCGATGCGGTGGTATTTTCACCGGACGGCCGGCGTATCGCCTATATGCGTGAAATCGACGGGTTCAATCAGATCTTTATCGTGGCGGCGGACGCGCTCACTCCTCGCCGCTCTGCGCCAGCTCGGCAAGGGTGA
- a CDS encoding NAD(P)/FAD-dependent oxidoreductase, whose product MNGRDNAHHDAPGNVVDLLIVGAGPAGLKAAQEASQAGLSVWLADENPLPGGQIYRNVTRSPVGNAEAIFGAEYAAGRRLAAAASSPNIRYLPNTLVWQITPEKQAFLLEKGAVTRNHQIQARFILLAVGAQERTFPMPGWTLPGAMTVGAAQLLMKSAGLLPPSPSVLVGNGPLLLLFAAQVIRAGGRIQAILDTTAPRHYLNALPLLPAALRHTPGYLYKGWRLLREIKRAGIPYFSGVDNLAIEGDKQVSAVRFTRRGKTRRLATPAVLTHIGVTPAVQLANALGCRLQWDNRQQYWFPELDEWRRASLPGVYIAGDAGGIVGAETSELSGHIAALDILRAAGVITLQERDKTAGPLLATLRNQLAIRPFLAALYPVPAAAYQPEDSVTICRCEQVSAGEIRAAAKIGCGGANQLKAFTRCGMGPCQGRMCGQNAARLLADAQGSAMAEVGYQRARFPLKPITLAELAQSGEE is encoded by the coding sequence ATGAACGGCCGCGACAACGCCCACCATGACGCGCCAGGCAACGTCGTTGACCTGCTGATCGTCGGCGCCGGCCCCGCGGGGTTGAAAGCGGCGCAGGAAGCCAGCCAGGCCGGGCTTTCCGTCTGGCTGGCGGATGAAAACCCCCTGCCCGGCGGACAAATTTACCGTAACGTCACCCGCTCGCCCGTCGGCAACGCGGAGGCGATTTTCGGCGCGGAGTACGCCGCCGGCCGCCGGCTGGCCGCCGCGGCCTCCTCCCCGAATATTCGCTATCTACCCAATACGCTGGTCTGGCAAATTACGCCGGAAAAACAGGCGTTCCTGCTGGAAAAAGGCGCCGTCACCCGCAATCATCAGATTCAGGCGCGCTTTATTTTGCTGGCCGTCGGCGCGCAGGAGCGCACCTTTCCGATGCCGGGCTGGACGCTGCCGGGCGCCATGACCGTGGGCGCGGCGCAGTTGCTGATGAAATCCGCCGGATTGCTGCCGCCGTCGCCCAGCGTGCTGGTGGGCAACGGCCCGCTGCTGTTGCTGTTCGCCGCCCAGGTGATACGCGCCGGAGGGCGGATTCAGGCCATTCTGGACACCACCGCGCCGCGCCACTATCTCAACGCGCTACCGCTGCTGCCCGCTGCGCTGCGCCACACGCCCGGCTATCTGTATAAAGGCTGGCGCTTGCTGCGGGAAATAAAACGCGCCGGCATTCCCTATTTTTCCGGCGTCGATAATCTGGCGATTGAAGGCGACAAGCAGGTCAGCGCCGTGCGCTTCACCCGGCGCGGGAAAACGCGCCGGCTGGCGACCCCTGCGGTGCTGACGCATATTGGCGTCACGCCCGCCGTCCAACTGGCCAATGCGCTGGGTTGTCGCCTGCAGTGGGATAATCGGCAGCAGTACTGGTTTCCGGAACTGGATGAGTGGCGGCGCGCCAGCCTGCCGGGGGTGTACATCGCCGGCGACGCCGGCGGCATCGTCGGCGCGGAGACCTCCGAACTGAGCGGACATATCGCCGCGCTGGACATACTGCGCGCAGCGGGCGTCATCACTCTTCAGGAGCGGGATAAAACGGCGGGCCCTTTGTTGGCGACGCTGCGCAACCAGCTGGCGATCCGGCCGTTTCTCGCCGCCCTCTACCCGGTGCCGGCGGCCGCTTACCAGCCGGAGGACAGCGTGACGATTTGCCGCTGCGAGCAGGTCAGCGCCGGCGAGATCCGCGCGGCGGCCAAAATAGGCTGCGGCGGCGCCAACCAGCTTAAGGCGTTTACCCGTTGCGGCATGGGCCCCTGTCAGGGGCGGATGTGCGGGCAGAACGCGGCACGGCTGCTGGCCGACGCCCAGGGAAGCGCGATGGCGGAGGTGGGCTACCAGCGCGCCCGCTTTCCCCTGAAACCGATCACCCTTGCCGAGCTGGCGCAGAGCGGCGAGGAGTGA
- a CDS encoding (2Fe-2S)-binding protein, whose product MSSDLHFHPLPSANPRSVTIWVNGNALLACPDWTIAAALLANGFTACRTTAIDDQPRGPFCMMGSCFECRVTVDDVPHVQACMTQVRAGMRIAFTHGARAVQ is encoded by the coding sequence ATGTCCAGCGATTTGCACTTTCACCCCTTGCCGTCGGCTAACCCCCGCTCGGTCACCATCTGGGTTAACGGCAACGCCCTGCTGGCCTGCCCGGACTGGACCATCGCCGCGGCGCTGCTGGCCAACGGCTTTACCGCCTGCCGCACCACCGCCATTGACGACCAGCCGCGCGGTCCTTTCTGTATGATGGGCAGCTGTTTCGAATGCCGGGTCACGGTGGACGACGTGCCGCACGTTCAGGCCTGCATGACGCAGGTACGCGCCGGTATGCGCATCGCGTTTACGCACGGCGCAAGGGCGGTGCAATGA
- a CDS encoding NAD(P)/FAD-dependent oxidoreductase, with product MNQRYDVVVIGGGIVGHAIAYGLSQKKISVAVCDGGDGDFRASRGNFGLVWVQGKGLTCPPYNELSRLASAQWQDFAQGLQTKTGIDCGFRRPGGLNICLTPDALAQAERAMRQLQQGSPRFSYQVWNAATLRRRVPAIAPQVAGAIYSPHDGHANPLLTLRALSQAFVQAGGRYFPAAPVSEIQRDAAGFILHTSRGDLRAARVVLAAGLENTRLGAQVGLTIPIEPVRGQVMVTERLAPLIDYPSNMLRQTQEGTVMIGDSHEHVGLNNDTRPEILRGMARRALTAFPALADARIVRTWGALRIMTPDGLPVYDTSASHPGAFAVTCHSGVTLAALHSTILPGWILGGKLDHLFEAFNVQRFALSPLAVG from the coding sequence ATGAATCAGCGCTATGACGTTGTGGTTATCGGCGGCGGCATTGTGGGTCACGCCATCGCCTACGGCCTGAGCCAGAAAAAGATCAGCGTGGCCGTTTGCGACGGCGGCGACGGCGACTTCCGGGCGTCGCGCGGCAATTTCGGACTGGTCTGGGTGCAGGGTAAAGGATTGACCTGCCCGCCGTATAATGAATTGTCCCGCCTTGCCTCCGCGCAATGGCAGGATTTCGCCCAGGGTCTGCAAACGAAAACCGGCATCGACTGCGGTTTTCGCCGTCCCGGCGGTTTAAACATTTGTCTTACCCCTGATGCGCTGGCGCAGGCCGAACGGGCCATGCGGCAGTTACAGCAGGGCAGCCCGCGCTTCAGCTATCAGGTCTGGAACGCGGCGACCTTGCGCCGGCGCGTCCCGGCCATTGCGCCGCAGGTGGCCGGCGCCATCTATTCGCCCCATGACGGCCACGCCAACCCGCTGCTGACGCTGCGCGCCTTGTCGCAGGCGTTTGTACAGGCGGGCGGACGCTATTTCCCGGCCGCGCCGGTCAGCGAGATCCAGCGCGATGCCGCCGGCTTTATCCTTCACACCTCGCGCGGCGACTTACGCGCCGCGCGGGTGGTGCTGGCCGCCGGGCTGGAGAATACCCGGCTGGGGGCGCAGGTGGGATTAACCATCCCGATAGAACCGGTGCGCGGACAGGTGATGGTCACCGAACGCCTGGCGCCGCTGATTGACTATCCCAGCAATATGCTGCGCCAGACCCAGGAAGGCACGGTAATGATCGGCGACTCCCATGAACATGTGGGGCTGAACAACGACACCCGGCCGGAGATCCTGCGCGGTATGGCGCGGCGGGCGCTGACGGCCTTTCCGGCGCTGGCCGACGCGCGCATCGTCCGCACCTGGGGGGCGCTGCGTATTATGACGCCCGACGGCCTGCCGGTTTACGATACCTCCGCCAGCCATCCCGGCGCGTTTGCCGTCACCTGCCACAGCGGCGTCACGCTGGCCGCGTTGCACAGCACTATCCTGCCGGGGTGGATCCTCGGCGGGAAACTTGATCATCTTTTTGAGGCATTCAATGTCCAGCGATTTGCACTTTCACCCCTTGCCGTCGGCTAA
- a CDS encoding aspartate/glutamate racemase family protein, with the protein MSHHTRHSSAAPATVGILMVKTHFRRYLGDIGNADTWSFPVRYRVVEEAIPQRMGHLQQHDLLEPFKRAAQSLIDEGVDGLTTSCGYLSYYQQELAAWSPVPLVTSSLLQYPLVQRLLPAGKQPLILTFDDSTLRGDYLARVGIDPQAAVAGMPPDSEFVRSIRSGDDGVPYAVLEREVLRAAEQALARFPDSGALVLECTNLAPFSASLHAHLGLPVFDTVTLVNWFQAALRPRRYDGGEKWCL; encoded by the coding sequence ATGAGTCATCATACCCGTCATAGCAGCGCCGCCCCGGCCACCGTGGGGATCCTGATGGTAAAAACGCATTTCCGCCGTTACCTCGGCGATATCGGCAATGCGGATACCTGGTCCTTTCCGGTACGCTACCGCGTGGTGGAAGAAGCCATTCCCCAGCGGATGGGGCACCTCCAGCAGCACGATCTGCTGGAGCCGTTTAAACGCGCCGCCCAATCGCTGATTGACGAGGGCGTTGACGGCTTGACCACCAGCTGCGGCTATCTCTCCTATTACCAACAGGAGCTGGCCGCCTGGTCGCCGGTGCCGCTCGTCACCAGCAGCCTGCTGCAATACCCGCTGGTACAGCGATTATTGCCCGCGGGCAAGCAGCCGTTGATTCTGACGTTTGACGACAGCACGCTGCGGGGCGATTATCTGGCCAGGGTCGGTATCGATCCGCAGGCCGCCGTCGCCGGCATGCCGCCGGACTCGGAATTCGTCCGTTCCATCCGTTCGGGGGATGACGGCGTGCCCTACGCGGTTTTGGAGCGCGAGGTGTTGCGCGCCGCCGAGCAGGCGCTGGCGCGCTTTCCCGATAGCGGCGCGCTGGTGCTGGAATGCACCAACCTGGCGCCGTTTAGCGCCTCGTTGCATGCGCATCTCGGCCTGCCGGTATTCGATACCGTAACATTGGTGAACTGGTTTCAGGCGGCGCTACGGCCCCGCCGCTACGACGGCGGTGAAAAATGGTGCCTGTGA
- a CDS encoding MalY/PatB family protein: MSAPFDSRLAQQFAEQNILSLDALRRRQSMKWQHYALDVLPAWVAEMDFAPAPAITDVLRHWYQDQDTGYPYRQRGRAEHALARAFSRYTQRDFAWETDAENVLAVNELVQAVYLLIQAFSRPGDGILLQTPTYPPFYQAVEETGRRLQASPLVDNGQGYEIDFAHLERQIDADTRILLLCNPHNPTGRALRRDELEKLAALAEAYNLLVIADEIHADLVLPGRRHIPFGSLRPALAARTVTLNSASKSFNIAGLRCGLMYFGDGALKQRFTRQIPAKTLGYPSGVGIDATMAAWDRGQPWLTGLRHYLFERREQVVTTLRQALPAVRVHAPQATYFAWLDLGALSLPAPAGSHYLQHARLALSGGENFIPGGEAFVRLNFATSQQILQQILESLIGASPH; this comes from the coding sequence ATGAGCGCGCCGTTCGACTCGCGCCTGGCTCAGCAATTCGCCGAGCAGAATATCCTGTCGCTCGACGCCCTGCGCCGCCGGCAGAGCATGAAATGGCAACACTACGCGCTCGACGTTCTGCCCGCCTGGGTGGCGGAAATGGATTTCGCTCCGGCCCCGGCCATTACCGATGTGCTGCGCCACTGGTATCAGGATCAGGATACGGGATATCCCTACCGGCAGCGCGGCCGTGCCGAACATGCGCTGGCCCGCGCTTTCAGCCGCTATACGCAGCGGGATTTCGCCTGGGAAACCGATGCGGAAAACGTCCTGGCGGTGAATGAACTGGTGCAGGCGGTTTACCTGCTGATACAGGCGTTCAGCCGGCCCGGCGACGGCATACTGTTGCAGACGCCGACCTACCCGCCCTTTTATCAGGCCGTCGAGGAAACCGGCCGCCGCCTGCAGGCCAGCCCGCTGGTGGATAACGGGCAGGGTTACGAAATCGATTTCGCCCATCTGGAACGGCAGATCGACGCCGACACGCGCATTCTGCTGCTGTGCAATCCGCATAACCCCACGGGGCGCGCCCTGCGCCGCGATGAGCTGGAAAAGCTGGCGGCCCTGGCGGAAGCCTATAATCTGCTGGTGATCGCCGATGAAATCCACGCCGACCTGGTGTTGCCGGGCCGGCGGCATATTCCGTTCGGTTCGCTGCGCCCGGCGCTGGCGGCCCGCACCGTGACCCTTAACTCCGCCAGCAAAAGCTTTAATATCGCCGGACTACGCTGCGGCCTGATGTACTTTGGCGACGGCGCGCTTAAACAGCGCTTCACCCGGCAGATCCCCGCCAAAACGCTGGGCTACCCTTCCGGCGTCGGCATCGACGCCACCATGGCGGCCTGGGATCGCGGACAACCCTGGCTGACCGGGCTGCGTCACTACCTGTTTGAACGCCGCGAACAGGTGGTTACCACCCTGCGGCAGGCGCTTCCCGCGGTACGGGTCCACGCGCCGCAGGCCACCTATTTCGCCTGGCTCGACCTCGGCGCGCTATCGCTACCCGCGCCGGCGGGCAGCCACTATCTGCAACACGCCAGGCTGGCGCTCAGCGGCGGAGAAAACTTTATCCCGGGCGGAGAAGCGTTCGTCAGGCTCAACTTCGCCACCTCGCAGCAGATTTTGCAGCAGATACTGGAATCGCTGATCGGCGCATCGCCGCACTGA
- a CDS encoding peroxidase-related enzyme (This protein belongs to a clade of uncharacterized proteins related to peroxidases such as the alkylhydroperoxidase AhpD.), protein MSKPGNKKPVSLSWLKLAEAPLTGEVLEIIERTAANVGHRRNTQLILAHNPPLLIAQDALSRALNQPQESGLTPRERELIAVVVSVENRCAPCVFAHSATLRQISGDPVWVGQVEVNYRHAPLTVRERALADYARQITQAPQDIEPAHLDALRQAGLSERDILDAAAIASYFNYSNRLNSALGVKPNTEAYLDAR, encoded by the coding sequence ATGAGCAAGCCCGGCAACAAAAAACCGGTTTCTCTTTCATGGCTTAAACTGGCGGAAGCACCGTTAACGGGCGAAGTCCTGGAAATTATCGAGCGCACGGCGGCCAACGTCGGTCATCGCCGCAACACCCAGCTGATTCTGGCACATAATCCCCCCCTGCTGATTGCGCAGGATGCGCTCAGCAGAGCGTTGAATCAACCGCAAGAGAGCGGGCTGACGCCGCGGGAAAGGGAATTGATCGCGGTGGTGGTCAGCGTGGAGAATCGCTGCGCGCCCTGCGTATTCGCCCATTCCGCGACGTTACGCCAAATCAGCGGCGACCCGGTATGGGTCGGCCAGGTCGAGGTCAACTATCGCCATGCGCCGCTCACCGTCCGCGAACGGGCATTGGCCGATTATGCCCGGCAAATCACCCAGGCTCCGCAGGATATCGAACCCGCCCATCTGGATGCATTACGCCAGGCGGGGCTGAGCGAACGCGATATTCTCGACGCCGCCGCCATCGCCAGCTATTTCAATTACAGCAACCGCCTGAATAGCGCGCTTGGCGTTAAGCCCAATACCGAAGCCTATCTGGACGCCCGCTGA